The Orcinus orca chromosome 4, mOrcOrc1.1, whole genome shotgun sequence genome includes a region encoding these proteins:
- the MSANTD1 gene encoding myb/SANT-like DNA-binding domain-containing protein 1 isoform X3 yields MKKSLPASKHPACKEGSRQTVAEPGVCSGPEPCPRPAWWWWRLYRDPGMAAAEVPGYLMSSQTEKHRRARNWTDAEMRGLMLVWEEFFDELKQTKRNAKVYEKMASKLLEMTGERRLGEEIKIKITNMTFQYRKLKCMTDSESVPPDWPYYLAIDRILAKVPESCDGKLPDGQQPGPSTSQTEASLSPSAKSTPLYLPYKQCSYEGRFQDDGSASSSSLLSLKFRSDERPVKKRKGQGGHLQRKKLRLLETMLEEQRRLSRALEETCREVRRGLDQHSLLQAQGLQLQERMMSLLEKIIAKSGV; encoded by the exons atgaaaaagagtttGCCA GCCAGCAAGCATCCCGCCTGCAAGGAGGGGAGCAGGCAGACAGTGGCCGAGCCAGGGGTCTGCTCGGGGCCGGAGCCCTGCCCCCGCCCAGCCTGGTGGTGGTGGCGTTTGTACC GTGACCCCGGCATGGCAGCGGCCGAGGTGCCCGGCTACCTCATGTCCTCGCAGACGGAGAAGCACCGGCGGGCCCGCAACTGGACTGACGCGGAGATGCGCGGCCTCATGCTCGTCTGGGAGGAGTTCTTCGACGAGCTGAAGCAGACCAAGCGCAACGCCAAGGTCTACGAGAAGATGGCCAGCAAGCTGCTGGAGATGACCGGCGAGCGCCGGCTGGGCGAGGAGATCAAGATCAAGATCACCAACATGACCTTCCAGTACAG GAAATTAAAATGCATGACAGATAGCGAGTCCGTCCCGCCCGACTGGCCCTATTACCTAGCCATTGATAGGATTCTGGCCAAGGTCCCCGAGTCCTGTGATGGCAAACTGCCGGACGGCCAGCAGCCGGGGCCCTCCACGTCCCAGACCGAGGCGTCCCTGTCGCCGTCTGCTAAGTCCACCCCTCTGTACTTACCGTATAAGCAGTGCTCCTACGAAGGCCGCTTCCAGGACGATGGCTCCGCCAGCTCCTCCAGCTTACTGTCCCTTAAGTTCAG GTCGGACGAGCGGCCCGTGAAGAAACGCAAGGGACAGGGCGGCCACTTGCAGAGGAAGAAGCTGCGGCTGCTGGAGACGATGCTGGAGGAGCAGCGCCGGCTCAGCCGCGCCCTGGAGGAGACGTGCCGCGAGGTGCGCCGCGGGCTGGACCAGCACAGCCTCCTGCAGGCGCAGGGCCTGCAGCTGCAGGAGCGCATGATGAGCCTGCTCGAGAAGATCATCGCCAAGTCCGGGGTCTAG
- the MSANTD1 gene encoding myb/SANT-like DNA-binding domain-containing protein 1 isoform X4 has product MAAAEVPGYLMSSQTEKHRRARNWTDAEMRGLMLVWEEFFDELKQTKRNAKVYEKMASKLLEMTGERRLGEEIKIKITNMTFQYRKLKCMTDSESVPPDWPYYLAIDRILAKVPESCDGKLPDGQQPGPSTSQTEASLSPSAKSTPLYLPYKQCSYEGRFQDDGSASSSSLLSLKFRSDERPVKKRKGQGGHLQRKKLRLLETMLEEQRRLSRALEETCREVRRGLDQHSLLQAQGLQLQERMMSLLEKIIAKSGV; this is encoded by the exons ATGGCAGCGGCCGAGGTGCCCGGCTACCTCATGTCCTCGCAGACGGAGAAGCACCGGCGGGCCCGCAACTGGACTGACGCGGAGATGCGCGGCCTCATGCTCGTCTGGGAGGAGTTCTTCGACGAGCTGAAGCAGACCAAGCGCAACGCCAAGGTCTACGAGAAGATGGCCAGCAAGCTGCTGGAGATGACCGGCGAGCGCCGGCTGGGCGAGGAGATCAAGATCAAGATCACCAACATGACCTTCCAGTACAG GAAATTAAAATGCATGACAGATAGCGAGTCCGTCCCGCCCGACTGGCCCTATTACCTAGCCATTGATAGGATTCTGGCCAAGGTCCCCGAGTCCTGTGATGGCAAACTGCCGGACGGCCAGCAGCCGGGGCCCTCCACGTCCCAGACCGAGGCGTCCCTGTCGCCGTCTGCTAAGTCCACCCCTCTGTACTTACCGTATAAGCAGTGCTCCTACGAAGGCCGCTTCCAGGACGATGGCTCCGCCAGCTCCTCCAGCTTACTGTCCCTTAAGTTCAG GTCGGACGAGCGGCCCGTGAAGAAACGCAAGGGACAGGGCGGCCACTTGCAGAGGAAGAAGCTGCGGCTGCTGGAGACGATGCTGGAGGAGCAGCGCCGGCTCAGCCGCGCCCTGGAGGAGACGTGCCGCGAGGTGCGCCGCGGGCTGGACCAGCACAGCCTCCTGCAGGCGCAGGGCCTGCAGCTGCAGGAGCGCATGATGAGCCTGCTCGAGAAGATCATCGCCAAGTCCGGGGTCTAG
- the MSANTD1 gene encoding myb/SANT-like DNA-binding domain-containing protein 1 isoform X1: MKKSLPVSPKVKSRQPAGKGGDLLEVSPSFVHSFIQQGFPELSPAGPWGTGAADPAEWTRQVWVWMGLIDAGRSGLRWGCPWWEGSAPPAPSYSLVSSTVPAPQPTPCVTQASKHPACKEGSRQTVAEPGVCSGPEPCPRPAWWWWRLYRDPGMAAAEVPGYLMSSQTEKHRRARNWTDAEMRGLMLVWEEFFDELKQTKRNAKVYEKMASKLLEMTGERRLGEEIKIKITNMTFQYRKLKCMTDSESVPPDWPYYLAIDRILAKVPESCDGKLPDGQQPGPSTSQTEASLSPSAKSTPLYLPYKQCSYEGRFQDDGSASSSSLLSLKFRSDERPVKKRKGQGGHLQRKKLRLLETMLEEQRRLSRALEETCREVRRGLDQHSLLQAQGLQLQERMMSLLEKIIAKSGV, encoded by the exons atgaaaaagagtttGCCAGTAAGTCCGAAGGTGAAGTCTAGGCAACCtgctgggaagggaggggatttACTTGAGGTCAGTCCTTCGTTTGTTCACTCCTTTATTCAGCAAGGCTTCCCCGAGCTGTCTCCTGCGGGGCCGTGGGGTACAGGAGCAGCCGACCCAGCCGAGTGGACCAGGCAGGTCTGGGTGTGGATGGGGCTGATTGATGCAGGGCGATCAGGACTGCGGTGGGGCTGCCCATGGTGGGAGGGATCCGCACCACCCGCTCCCAGCTACTCTCTGGTCTCAAGCACTGTGCCGGCCCCTCAGCCCACCCCATGTGTCACCCAGGCCAGCAAGCATCCCGCCTGCAAGGAGGGGAGCAGGCAGACAGTGGCCGAGCCAGGGGTCTGCTCGGGGCCGGAGCCCTGCCCCCGCCCAGCCTGGTGGTGGTGGCGTTTGTACC GTGACCCCGGCATGGCAGCGGCCGAGGTGCCCGGCTACCTCATGTCCTCGCAGACGGAGAAGCACCGGCGGGCCCGCAACTGGACTGACGCGGAGATGCGCGGCCTCATGCTCGTCTGGGAGGAGTTCTTCGACGAGCTGAAGCAGACCAAGCGCAACGCCAAGGTCTACGAGAAGATGGCCAGCAAGCTGCTGGAGATGACCGGCGAGCGCCGGCTGGGCGAGGAGATCAAGATCAAGATCACCAACATGACCTTCCAGTACAG GAAATTAAAATGCATGACAGATAGCGAGTCCGTCCCGCCCGACTGGCCCTATTACCTAGCCATTGATAGGATTCTGGCCAAGGTCCCCGAGTCCTGTGATGGCAAACTGCCGGACGGCCAGCAGCCGGGGCCCTCCACGTCCCAGACCGAGGCGTCCCTGTCGCCGTCTGCTAAGTCCACCCCTCTGTACTTACCGTATAAGCAGTGCTCCTACGAAGGCCGCTTCCAGGACGATGGCTCCGCCAGCTCCTCCAGCTTACTGTCCCTTAAGTTCAG GTCGGACGAGCGGCCCGTGAAGAAACGCAAGGGACAGGGCGGCCACTTGCAGAGGAAGAAGCTGCGGCTGCTGGAGACGATGCTGGAGGAGCAGCGCCGGCTCAGCCGCGCCCTGGAGGAGACGTGCCGCGAGGTGCGCCGCGGGCTGGACCAGCACAGCCTCCTGCAGGCGCAGGGCCTGCAGCTGCAGGAGCGCATGATGAGCCTGCTCGAGAAGATCATCGCCAAGTCCGGGGTCTAG
- the MSANTD1 gene encoding myb/SANT-like DNA-binding domain-containing protein 1 isoform X2 gives MKKSLPVSPKVKSRQPAGKGGDLLEVSPSFVHSFIQQGFPELSPAGPWGTGAADPAEWTRQVWVWMGLIDAGRSGLRWGCPWWEGSAPPAPSYSLVSSTVPAPQPTPCVTQASKHPACKEGSRQTVAEPGVCSGPEPCPRPAWWWWRLYRDPGMAAAEVPGYLMSSQTEKHRRARNWTDAEMRGLMLVWEEFFDELKQTKRNAKVYEKMASKLLEMTGERRLGEEIKIKITNMTFQYRSDERPVKKRKGQGGHLQRKKLRLLETMLEEQRRLSRALEETCREVRRGLDQHSLLQAQGLQLQERMMSLLEKIIAKSGV, from the exons atgaaaaagagtttGCCAGTAAGTCCGAAGGTGAAGTCTAGGCAACCtgctgggaagggaggggatttACTTGAGGTCAGTCCTTCGTTTGTTCACTCCTTTATTCAGCAAGGCTTCCCCGAGCTGTCTCCTGCGGGGCCGTGGGGTACAGGAGCAGCCGACCCAGCCGAGTGGACCAGGCAGGTCTGGGTGTGGATGGGGCTGATTGATGCAGGGCGATCAGGACTGCGGTGGGGCTGCCCATGGTGGGAGGGATCCGCACCACCCGCTCCCAGCTACTCTCTGGTCTCAAGCACTGTGCCGGCCCCTCAGCCCACCCCATGTGTCACCCAGGCCAGCAAGCATCCCGCCTGCAAGGAGGGGAGCAGGCAGACAGTGGCCGAGCCAGGGGTCTGCTCGGGGCCGGAGCCCTGCCCCCGCCCAGCCTGGTGGTGGTGGCGTTTGTACC GTGACCCCGGCATGGCAGCGGCCGAGGTGCCCGGCTACCTCATGTCCTCGCAGACGGAGAAGCACCGGCGGGCCCGCAACTGGACTGACGCGGAGATGCGCGGCCTCATGCTCGTCTGGGAGGAGTTCTTCGACGAGCTGAAGCAGACCAAGCGCAACGCCAAGGTCTACGAGAAGATGGCCAGCAAGCTGCTGGAGATGACCGGCGAGCGCCGGCTGGGCGAGGAGATCAAGATCAAGATCACCAACATGACCTTCCAGTACAG GTCGGACGAGCGGCCCGTGAAGAAACGCAAGGGACAGGGCGGCCACTTGCAGAGGAAGAAGCTGCGGCTGCTGGAGACGATGCTGGAGGAGCAGCGCCGGCTCAGCCGCGCCCTGGAGGAGACGTGCCGCGAGGTGCGCCGCGGGCTGGACCAGCACAGCCTCCTGCAGGCGCAGGGCCTGCAGCTGCAGGAGCGCATGATGAGCCTGCTCGAGAAGATCATCGCCAAGTCCGGGGTCTAG